In Gordonia iterans, the following proteins share a genomic window:
- the sucC gene encoding ADP-forming succinate--CoA ligase subunit beta, with product MDLFEYQAKELFVKHGVPSSAGSVAEASADARAIAEQIGKAVMVKAQVKTGGRGKAGGVKFAATADEALTHAENILGLDIKGHIVKKLLVTEAKDIAEEYYISFLLDRANRDYLAMCSVEGGMEIEEVAATKPDRLAKISIDPVAGVDIAKAREIAKAGHLPDEILDAAAHTIAKLWEVFVEEDALLVEVNPLVRTPEDEILALDGKVTLDGNADFRHPDHAVFEDKDATDPLELKAKEHDLNYVKLDGEVGVIGNGAGLVMSTLDVVAYAGELHGGVKPANFLDIGGGASADVMAAGLDVILGDEQVKSVFVNVFGGITACDAVANGIVGALEKLGDTASKPLVVRLDGNKVEEGRKILADANHPLVTLAESMDEGADKAAELANK from the coding sequence ATGGATCTATTCGAATACCAGGCGAAGGAACTGTTCGTGAAGCACGGCGTTCCTTCCAGCGCGGGTTCCGTCGCCGAGGCATCGGCCGACGCGCGCGCGATCGCCGAGCAGATCGGCAAGGCCGTGATGGTCAAGGCCCAGGTCAAGACCGGTGGTCGTGGCAAAGCCGGTGGCGTGAAGTTCGCCGCCACCGCAGACGAGGCCCTCACCCACGCTGAGAACATCCTCGGCCTCGACATCAAGGGTCACATCGTCAAGAAGCTCCTGGTCACCGAGGCGAAGGACATCGCCGAGGAGTACTACATCTCCTTCCTGCTCGATCGAGCCAACCGCGATTACCTGGCCATGTGCTCGGTCGAGGGCGGCATGGAGATCGAAGAGGTGGCCGCCACCAAGCCGGACCGCCTCGCCAAGATCTCGATCGACCCGGTCGCCGGCGTCGACATCGCCAAGGCCCGCGAGATCGCCAAGGCCGGTCATCTGCCGGACGAGATCCTCGACGCGGCCGCGCACACCATCGCCAAGCTGTGGGAGGTCTTCGTCGAAGAAGACGCACTGCTGGTGGAGGTCAATCCGCTCGTCCGCACGCCCGAGGACGAGATCCTGGCCCTCGACGGCAAGGTCACGCTGGACGGCAACGCCGACTTCCGGCACCCGGACCACGCCGTCTTCGAGGACAAGGACGCCACCGATCCCCTCGAGCTCAAGGCCAAGGAGCACGACCTCAACTACGTCAAGCTCGACGGCGAGGTCGGCGTCATCGGCAACGGCGCGGGTCTGGTCATGTCGACCCTGGACGTCGTCGCCTACGCGGGCGAGCTGCACGGCGGCGTGAAGCCGGCCAACTTCCTGGACATCGGCGGCGGCGCCTCGGCCGACGTGATGGCCGCCGGTCTCGATGTGATCCTGGGCGACGAGCAGGTCAAGAGCGTCTTCGTGAACGTCTTCGGCGGCATCACCGCCTGTGACGCGGTCGCCAACGGCATCGTCGGCGCGCTGGAGAAGCTCGGCGACACCGCGAGCAAGCCGCTCGTCGTGCGTCTGGACGGGAACAAGGTCGAGGAAGGCCGGAAGATCCTGGCCGATGCGAACCACCCGCTGGTGACGCTCGCCGAATCCATGGACGAAGGCGCCGACAAGGCCGCCGAACTGGCGAACAAGTAA
- the sucD gene encoding succinate--CoA ligase subunit alpha, which translates to MSIYLNRDNKVIVQGITGGEGTKHTALMLKAGTNIVGGVNARKAGTTVKHLDAAGREIELPVFGSVAEAMEKTGADTSIAFVPPAFSKDAIIEAVDAEIPLLVVITEGIPVQDTAYAWAYNLDKGAKTRIIGPNCPGIITPGEALVGITPNNITGKGPIGLVSKSGTLTYQMMYELRDLGFSTAIGIGGDPVIGTTHIDAIEAFEADPETKVIVMIGEIGGDAEERAADYIKANVSKPVVGYVAGFTAPEGKTMGHAGAIVSGSSGTAQAKKEALEAAGVKVGKTPSEAARLAREIYESL; encoded by the coding sequence ATGTCTATCTACCTCAACAGGGACAACAAGGTCATCGTCCAGGGCATCACCGGCGGTGAGGGCACCAAGCACACCGCCCTGATGCTCAAGGCCGGGACCAACATCGTCGGCGGCGTCAACGCCCGCAAGGCCGGCACCACCGTCAAGCACCTCGACGCCGCCGGGCGCGAGATCGAGCTGCCGGTCTTCGGCAGCGTCGCCGAGGCGATGGAGAAGACCGGGGCCGACACCTCGATCGCCTTCGTCCCGCCGGCCTTCTCCAAAGACGCCATCATCGAGGCCGTCGACGCGGAGATCCCGCTGCTGGTGGTCATCACCGAGGGCATCCCGGTGCAGGACACCGCCTACGCGTGGGCTTATAATCTGGACAAGGGCGCCAAAACCCGCATCATCGGCCCGAACTGCCCCGGCATCATCACCCCGGGCGAGGCGCTGGTCGGCATCACGCCGAACAACATCACCGGCAAGGGCCCGATCGGGCTTGTCTCCAAGTCCGGCACCCTGACCTACCAGATGATGTACGAGCTGCGTGACCTCGGCTTCTCGACCGCCATCGGCATCGGCGGCGACCCGGTCATCGGCACCACGCACATCGATGCGATCGAGGCCTTCGAGGCCGATCCGGAGACCAAGGTCATCGTGATGATCGGCGAGATCGGCGGTGACGCCGAGGAGCGCGCGGCCGACTACATCAAGGCCAACGTCAGCAAGCCGGTCGTCGGTTACGTGGCCGGCTTCACCGCGCCGGAGGGCAAGACCATGGGTCACGCCGGCGCGATCGTCTCGGGCAGTTCGGGTACCGCCCAGGCGAAGAAGGAGGCCCTCGAGGCCGCCGGCGTCAAGGTCGGCAAGACCCCGAGCGAGGCCGCCCGCCTGGCTCGCGAGATCTACGAAAGCCTGTAA
- a CDS encoding RDD family protein, with product MTPEPEPRVAALRSAGIVSRVIAALIDVATVFGFQVGLYLVVVLFRLALDVRALLAPDGAWIWGTSTYFLLAVVYLTVSWSAFGRTVGQLIMGLGVISRRSGDNPRFVVALGRAVFCAVFPIGLLWVVISARRWSVQDIVCFTRVVYTHEVLPEPSVVHHVRGGT from the coding sequence GTGACACCCGAACCCGAACCGCGCGTCGCGGCGTTGCGCAGCGCCGGCATCGTCAGCCGGGTGATCGCGGCGCTGATCGACGTGGCGACGGTGTTCGGGTTCCAGGTGGGCCTGTACCTGGTGGTCGTGCTGTTCCGCCTGGCTCTGGACGTGCGTGCGCTGCTGGCCCCGGACGGAGCGTGGATCTGGGGAACGTCGACGTATTTCCTGCTGGCCGTTGTCTATCTGACAGTCTCGTGGTCGGCCTTCGGCCGGACGGTCGGACAGCTGATCATGGGCCTCGGCGTGATCAGCCGCCGTTCGGGAGACAATCCGCGGTTCGTCGTCGCGCTCGGCCGCGCTGTGTTCTGCGCCGTCTTCCCGATCGGCCTGCTTTGGGTGGTGATCTCCGCGCGCCGCTGGTCAGTGCAGGACATCGTCTGTTTCACGCGCGTGGTGTACACCCACGAGGTACTGCCGGAGCCCTCGGTGGTGCACCACGTGCGCGGGGGAACGTAG
- a CDS encoding DUF5336 domain-containing protein codes for MNENPNSGQNWGPVGGPGPQQSGPHPTPQQAPTGHYPNYGQPGAEYGQPGAEYGQYPAGPTSQYGVPPQAGPSYFTLLPLPVKLALGAGLFGVITFFMGFLSWVTVGESLERDADRWAMNQDGDFGIPAFLTMVFTPGWFLLGLSAAGVFAFGFVAVKLRRFLPHVAALTVICWLGLLACALALPGFISLGAGAIVALILGAFQTLLIGVATVMDGMNDDQ; via the coding sequence ATGAACGAGAATCCGAACAGCGGTCAGAACTGGGGTCCGGTCGGCGGACCGGGTCCGCAGCAGAGCGGGCCGCACCCGACACCGCAGCAGGCGCCCACCGGGCACTACCCGAACTACGGTCAGCCCGGCGCGGAGTACGGGCAGCCCGGCGCGGAGTACGGCCAGTATCCGGCGGGGCCGACCAGCCAGTACGGCGTGCCGCCGCAGGCGGGACCGTCGTACTTCACGCTGCTCCCGCTGCCGGTCAAGCTGGCGCTGGGCGCGGGGCTGTTCGGTGTCATCACGTTCTTCATGGGCTTCCTCTCCTGGGTGACCGTCGGGGAGAGCCTCGAGCGCGATGCCGACCGCTGGGCGATGAACCAGGACGGCGACTTCGGCATCCCGGCATTTCTCACCATGGTCTTCACCCCCGGCTGGTTCCTGCTCGGTCTTAGTGCGGCGGGCGTGTTCGCGTTCGGGTTCGTCGCGGTCAAGCTGCGGCGCTTTCTGCCGCACGTCGCCGCCCTGACCGTGATCTGCTGGCTCGGCCTCCTGGCCTGTGCGCTCGCACTCCCGGGCTTTATCAGCCTCGGCGCCGGCGCCATCGTCGCCCTGATCCTCGGCGCCTTCCAGACCCTGCTGATCGGCGTCGCCACCGTCATGGACGGTATGAACGACGACCAGTGA
- a CDS encoding TetR/AcrR family transcriptional regulator codes for MTADPDPTPTTRRGQAKAARRTELLAAAARLMARRGFVAVRLEDIAAEVGISGPAMYRHFASKNDVLDELLLDISERLFTGGEEVAEKGGAPADVLRSLVEFHIDVLVTKPDLIAIQDRDLDSLTPDANHRVRSLQRRYVENWVQVLVAATAAAGRPLTVEEARVRTHAAFGLLNSSPRLPPFDEARLRTVLADMALAALLVD; via the coding sequence GTGACCGCTGACCCCGACCCGACCCCGACCACGCGGCGCGGCCAGGCGAAGGCCGCACGCCGCACGGAGTTGCTCGCTGCCGCGGCGCGCCTGATGGCGCGCCGCGGCTTCGTCGCGGTGCGCCTGGAAGACATCGCCGCCGAGGTCGGCATCAGCGGTCCGGCGATGTACCGGCACTTCGCCTCCAAGAACGACGTCCTCGACGAGCTGCTGCTCGACATCTCCGAGCGGCTCTTCACCGGCGGCGAGGAGGTGGCCGAGAAGGGCGGCGCTCCCGCGGACGTGCTGCGCAGCCTCGTCGAGTTCCACATCGACGTGCTCGTGACCAAACCGGACCTGATCGCGATCCAGGACCGGGACCTGGATTCGCTGACCCCCGACGCGAATCACCGCGTCCGCTCGCTGCAGCGCCGGTACGTCGAGAACTGGGTGCAGGTGCTGGTCGCCGCGACCGCTGCGGCGGGCCGCCCGCTGACCGTCGAGGAGGCACGGGTGCGCACGCACGCCGCCTTCGGGCTCCTCAACTCCTCCCCGCGACTGCCGCCGTTCGACGAGGCACGACTGCGTACAGTGCTCGCGGACATGGCGCTCGCCGCACTGCTCGTCGATTGA
- a CDS encoding indolepyruvate ferredoxin oxidoreductase family protein, translating into MTIADQHASGTDLPSPASGPAGGFSLDDRYTAESGTVYLTGIQALTRMIRDRAILDRRAGLRTASFVSGYEGSPLAGYDLELARRAAYLDPYDVIHRPGLNEELAATSVMGSQLAARVGRLSADADGTARAGVVGYWYGKAPGLDRATDALRHANIIGTDPAGGAVALVGDDPGAKSSTVPCASEMALADLYMPILYPADSADILDLGVHAALMSRVSGLWTSLKISAHVADGASTAVLDPAHLGTGRAVEYGTLGVSPHVPSGRLLGANLMELEQNQLTTRLPRAVEYARLNGLNRIVARTGDDRIGIVAAGKTYLDVREALRLLGIGDDDLARLGIRLLKLGMVYPLEPNIVETFIEGLDEVIVVEEKRDFVETMLRDKLFGRARVPAIVGKAHEDGSTLFSRFGELDVDAVTRGLADRLGRRHRIEPARRWLDEHTARGSRLRLPLAVRSPYFCSGCPHNSSTQVTPDTIVGAGIGCHAMVLLMDPAQVGDVAGVTQMGGEGAQWLGMSPFVEQNHFVQNIGDGTFLHSGSLAVRAAVAAGANVTYKLLFNGTVAMTGGQDPVGQMTLPQVVALLTAERVARIVVTTDDPARTRRTLRREKVRAQVRHRDDLLDVQRELAAVPGVTVLIHDQQCAAEKRRKRKRNQLPTPRTRVMINERICEGCGDCGAKSNCLSVHPVQTEFGRKTRIDQSSCNLDYSCLDGDCPAFVTVTPRSPDARRSNKTSLFWSSSKTSPSRSSSKTSPSRSSSKTSPFWSSSRTRNEVTSPYRDAALAAGALPPPAAVPSAEPSFTVRITGIGGTGVVTVSQVLATAAVLDGLDARTVDMTGLAQKGGAVVSDLKFTRNRVEQAAKVAGGDCDLYLACDQLVGADPANLKVASAAKTTAVVSTAQIPTGAMVSDSAVTFPAADRVHSVIDAEVSRAVYLDAAALAERLFDDEQYANMLMVGAAYQAGALPVSAAAVERAVELNGVAVEANLQAFRRGRQALADPAALAAAAGGPGADTAAEGAADEAAGSGGGRRSPAALSAAAQLAGDDTLRDVVALRYDELTAYQDETYARRYLEYVRGVHDAVGHPALTEAVARNLYKLMAYKDEYEVARLTADAAFAGQVAQAYGADAAVSVRLHPPALRALGMDKKIGLGRWARPALRGLAAMKGLRGTRLDPFGHTSVRRTERALIDEYRSAVDRMIAGLGSEPTSARLADAVAVAELPDLVRGYEDIKMANVDRFRTELARLTDS; encoded by the coding sequence ATGACCATCGCCGATCAGCATGCCTCCGGCACCGATCTCCCCTCTCCCGCATCCGGCCCGGCCGGCGGGTTCTCCCTCGACGACCGCTACACCGCCGAGTCGGGCACCGTGTACCTCACCGGCATCCAGGCGCTGACGCGGATGATCCGGGACCGCGCGATCCTCGATCGCCGGGCCGGTCTGCGCACCGCGTCGTTCGTCTCCGGCTACGAGGGTTCACCCCTGGCCGGATACGACCTCGAGCTGGCACGCCGCGCCGCGTACCTCGACCCGTACGACGTGATCCACCGCCCCGGCCTCAACGAAGAGCTCGCGGCGACCTCGGTGATGGGCTCGCAGCTGGCCGCCCGGGTCGGACGGCTCAGCGCCGACGCCGACGGGACGGCGCGCGCCGGCGTGGTGGGCTACTGGTACGGCAAGGCGCCCGGCCTCGACCGGGCGACCGATGCGCTCCGGCACGCCAACATCATCGGCACCGATCCGGCCGGCGGCGCCGTGGCCCTGGTGGGCGACGACCCGGGCGCCAAGAGCTCCACTGTGCCGTGCGCCTCGGAGATGGCGCTGGCCGATCTCTACATGCCGATCCTCTACCCGGCCGACAGCGCCGACATCCTCGATCTGGGCGTGCACGCCGCGCTGATGAGCCGGGTGTCCGGTCTGTGGACGTCCCTGAAGATCTCTGCGCACGTCGCCGACGGGGCGTCGACCGCCGTGCTCGATCCGGCCCATCTCGGCACCGGCCGCGCCGTCGAGTACGGCACCCTCGGCGTCAGCCCGCACGTGCCGAGCGGACGACTGCTCGGCGCGAACCTGATGGAGCTGGAGCAGAACCAGCTGACCACCCGGCTGCCTCGCGCCGTCGAGTACGCCCGCCTCAACGGCCTCAACCGGATCGTCGCCCGCACCGGTGACGACCGGATCGGCATCGTCGCCGCAGGCAAGACCTACCTCGACGTGCGCGAGGCGTTGCGGTTGCTCGGCATCGGCGACGACGACCTGGCCCGGCTGGGCATCCGCCTGTTGAAGCTCGGCATGGTCTACCCGCTCGAACCGAACATCGTCGAGACGTTCATCGAGGGCCTGGACGAGGTGATCGTCGTCGAAGAAAAGCGCGACTTCGTCGAGACCATGCTGCGCGACAAGCTCTTCGGCCGCGCCCGGGTTCCCGCCATCGTCGGCAAGGCACACGAGGACGGGTCCACCCTGTTCTCCCGCTTCGGCGAGCTCGACGTCGACGCGGTGACCCGCGGTCTGGCCGATCGTCTCGGCCGCCGGCACCGGATCGAACCGGCCCGGCGGTGGCTCGACGAGCACACCGCACGGGGCAGCCGCTTGCGCCTTCCCCTGGCCGTGCGGTCACCCTACTTCTGCTCGGGCTGCCCGCACAACAGCTCCACCCAGGTCACCCCGGACACGATCGTCGGCGCGGGCATCGGATGCCACGCCATGGTGCTGCTGATGGACCCGGCCCAGGTGGGCGACGTCGCCGGGGTCACCCAGATGGGCGGCGAGGGCGCACAGTGGCTGGGCATGTCGCCGTTCGTCGAGCAGAACCACTTCGTCCAGAACATCGGCGACGGAACCTTTCTGCACTCCGGCTCGCTCGCCGTGCGCGCCGCGGTCGCGGCCGGTGCGAACGTCACCTACAAGCTCCTGTTCAACGGCACCGTCGCGATGACCGGCGGCCAGGACCCGGTCGGCCAGATGACGCTGCCCCAGGTGGTCGCACTGCTCACCGCCGAGCGGGTGGCCCGCATCGTCGTGACGACCGACGATCCCGCACGGACCCGGCGCACGTTGCGCAGGGAGAAGGTGCGGGCGCAGGTGCGCCACCGCGACGACCTTCTCGACGTCCAGCGCGAGCTGGCCGCCGTTCCGGGCGTCACCGTGCTGATCCACGATCAGCAGTGCGCCGCCGAGAAGCGCCGCAAGCGCAAGCGGAATCAACTGCCCACTCCGCGGACCCGGGTGATGATCAACGAGCGGATCTGCGAGGGATGCGGCGACTGCGGCGCCAAGTCGAACTGCCTGTCCGTGCACCCGGTCCAGACCGAGTTCGGCCGGAAGACCCGGATCGATCAGAGCTCGTGCAATCTCGACTACTCGTGCCTCGACGGCGACTGCCCCGCCTTCGTCACCGTCACGCCGCGGTCGCCGGATGCTCGTCGGTCGAACAAGACGAGCCTCTTCTGGTCGTCGAGCAAGACGAGCCCCTCCCGGTCGTCGAGCAAGACGAGCCCCTCCCGGTCGTCGAGCAAGACGAGCCCCTTCTGGTCGTCGAGTAGGACGAGGAACGAAGTGACGAGTCCGTATCGAGACGCCGCGCTCGCCGCCGGTGCGCTGCCGCCGCCCGCGGCCGTGCCCTCTGCCGAACCGTCGTTCACCGTCCGGATCACCGGCATCGGCGGCACCGGCGTGGTCACGGTGTCCCAGGTCCTGGCCACCGCGGCCGTGCTCGACGGCCTGGATGCCCGCACCGTCGACATGACCGGCCTCGCCCAGAAGGGCGGCGCGGTGGTCAGCGATCTGAAGTTCACCCGCAACCGGGTCGAACAGGCCGCGAAGGTGGCCGGCGGGGACTGCGACCTGTACCTCGCCTGCGACCAGCTGGTCGGCGCCGATCCGGCGAATCTCAAGGTGGCCTCGGCGGCCAAGACGACGGCGGTGGTCTCGACCGCGCAGATTCCGACCGGCGCGATGGTGAGCGACAGCGCGGTGACCTTCCCCGCCGCCGACCGGGTGCATTCGGTCATCGACGCCGAGGTGTCCCGGGCCGTCTACCTGGACGCCGCGGCACTCGCCGAACGCCTCTTCGACGACGAGCAGTACGCCAACATGCTCATGGTCGGCGCGGCCTACCAGGCCGGCGCGCTGCCCGTCTCGGCGGCAGCGGTCGAGCGGGCCGTCGAACTCAACGGAGTCGCGGTCGAGGCGAACCTGCAGGCCTTCCGCCGCGGACGTCAAGCGCTCGCCGATCCGGCGGCGCTCGCGGCCGCTGCGGGCGGCCCAGGCGCCGACACCGCGGCCGAGGGTGCGGCCGACGAAGCGGCGGGATCCGGCGGGGGTCGTCGGAGCCCGGCGGCGCTGAGCGCGGCGGCACAGCTGGCCGGCGACGACACCCTCCGCGACGTGGTCGCGCTCCGCTACGACGAGCTCACCGCCTACCAGGACGAGACGTACGCCCGGCGGTACCTGGAGTACGTCCGCGGCGTGCACGACGCGGTGGGCCACCCCGCCCTGACCGAAGCGGTGGCACGGAATCTGTACAAGCTCATGGCGTACAAAGACGAGTACGAGGTGGCGCGGCTGACCGCGGACGCCGCGTTCGCCGGGCAGGTGGCTCAGGCCTACGGCGCCGACGCCGCCGTGTCCGTGCGGCTGCACCCGCCGGCGCTCCGGGCTCTGGGGATGGACAAGAAGATCGGGCTGGGCCGCTGGGCGCGGCCGGCCCTGCGCGGACTGGCAGCGATGAAGGGCCTGCGCGGCACACGGCTCGATCCGTTCGGCCACACGTCGGTGCGGCGCACCGAACGCGCCCTGATCGACGAGTACCGATCCGCGGTGGACCGCATGATCGCCGGGCTCGGGTCCGAGCCCACGTCCGCCCGGCTCGCCGACGCCGTCGCCGTGGCCGAGCTGCCCGATCTGGTCCGCGGCTACGAGGACATCAAGATGGCGAACGTCGACCGCTTCCGCACCGAACTCGCCCGCCTGACCGACTCCTAG
- a CDS encoding carboxyl transferase domain-containing protein — MTTVEDSGPASVHRANVATLRDRVARAAEGGGERARERHLSRGKLLPRMRIDGLLDPGSPFLEVAPLAAFGMYDDKAPAAGVVAGIGRIHGRECMIVANDATVSGGTYYPVTVKKHLRAQEIAAANRLPCIYLVDSGGAMLLNQDEVFPDRDHFGRIFFNQATMSAAGIPQISAVLGSSTAGGAYVPAMSDENVIVREQGTIFLAGPPLVKAATGEDVTAEDLGGGAMHSSVSGVTDHLVDDDEQALAKVREIVATFGPREPAQWETVPTVAPVRPQSDLYDVVPTDPRIPYDVREVIETIADGGEYSEFKANYGTSLVTAFARIHGHPVGIVANNGVLFSESALKGAHFIELCDRRRIPLIFLQNITGFMVGRQYEEGGIAKNGAKMVTAVACARVPKLTVMIGGSFGAGNYSMCGRAYSPRFLWMWPNARISVMGGPQAADTLATVRRAQYERAGQEWSAAEEDAFKEPIRQQFDEQSDAYYSTARLWDDGIIDPADTRTVLGLALEACRYAPLSDVGYGVFRM, encoded by the coding sequence ATGACCACGGTGGAGGACTCCGGCCCGGCGTCGGTGCACCGCGCCAACGTCGCGACCTTGCGCGACCGCGTGGCCCGGGCCGCGGAGGGCGGGGGAGAGCGGGCGCGCGAACGGCATCTGTCGCGCGGCAAGCTGCTGCCGCGGATGCGGATCGACGGCCTGCTCGATCCCGGTTCGCCCTTCCTGGAGGTCGCACCGCTCGCGGCCTTCGGCATGTACGACGACAAGGCCCCGGCCGCCGGGGTGGTGGCCGGGATCGGCCGCATCCACGGCCGCGAGTGCATGATCGTCGCCAACGACGCCACCGTGTCCGGCGGCACCTACTACCCGGTGACTGTCAAGAAGCACCTGCGCGCGCAGGAGATCGCCGCCGCCAACCGGCTGCCGTGCATCTATCTCGTCGACTCCGGCGGCGCGATGCTGCTGAACCAGGACGAGGTGTTCCCCGACCGCGACCATTTCGGCCGGATCTTCTTCAATCAGGCGACTATGAGCGCGGCCGGGATCCCGCAGATCTCCGCGGTCCTCGGCTCGTCGACGGCGGGCGGTGCCTACGTCCCGGCGATGAGCGACGAGAACGTGATCGTCCGCGAGCAGGGCACCATCTTCCTCGCCGGGCCGCCGCTGGTGAAGGCGGCCACCGGCGAGGACGTCACCGCCGAGGACCTCGGCGGCGGCGCCATGCATTCGTCGGTCTCCGGCGTCACCGATCATCTGGTCGACGACGATGAGCAGGCCCTGGCCAAGGTCCGCGAGATCGTCGCCACCTTCGGTCCGCGCGAGCCTGCCCAGTGGGAGACGGTGCCGACCGTGGCGCCGGTGCGGCCGCAGAGCGATCTGTACGACGTGGTGCCCACCGATCCGCGCATCCCGTACGACGTCCGCGAAGTGATCGAGACCATCGCCGACGGCGGGGAGTACTCCGAGTTCAAGGCGAACTACGGCACCTCGCTGGTGACCGCGTTCGCCCGGATCCACGGGCACCCGGTCGGCATCGTGGCGAACAACGGCGTGCTGTTCTCCGAGTCGGCGCTCAAGGGCGCGCATTTCATCGAGCTGTGCGACCGTCGCCGCATCCCGCTGATCTTCTTGCAGAACATCACCGGCTTCATGGTCGGCCGCCAGTACGAGGAGGGCGGCATCGCCAAGAACGGCGCCAAGATGGTCACGGCCGTCGCGTGCGCGCGGGTGCCCAAGCTGACCGTGATGATCGGGGGCTCGTTCGGCGCGGGCAACTACTCGATGTGTGGGCGCGCCTACTCGCCGCGTTTCCTGTGGATGTGGCCGAACGCGCGGATCTCAGTGATGGGCGGGCCGCAGGCCGCGGATACTCTCGCCACGGTGCGCCGGGCCCAGTACGAGCGCGCCGGGCAGGAGTGGAGCGCCGCTGAGGAGGACGCCTTCAAGGAGCCGATCCGGCAGCAGTTCGACGAGCAGTCCGACGCCTACTACTCCACCGCGCGATTGTGGGACGACGGGATCATCGACCCCGCCGACACCCGCACCGTGCTCGGTCTGGCGCTGGAGGCCTGCCGGTACGCGCCCCTGTCCGACGTCGGCTACGGCGTCTTCCGGATGTGA